One Purpureocillium takamizusanense chromosome 1, complete sequence genomic window carries:
- a CDS encoding uncharacterized protein (EggNog:ENOG503PGC6~COG:A) — translation MPRNESPANTVMRDVAPGDESGVYYLLISSLPFGTKWQLFKDWIREADCDVDHIELFQKSTNGWIRLLGRDNFERALRQLRTNSFAGREIIVDDRNRTEPIKILELIDDPPPKPKFGWRFQRSRRKGDLLADDAASVVGTRGESWQLTPRPESTVASIDVDASRKDRERSSIRALPVSAYPAGPVMQRGPLGNDTTPMSYLPRQPYRPPAELQGAAYMATGNAPFPVPVWNSPYGSAYAQGYRPYEAPPPVNPSLQATLPSSTSSSLVYPPLLRPSNSKSSLGWTSSSSSSTIPSTAPPPEPTVVASQRQVETFYKVQLLSLRHTASPQDVEQWVRSRLGGWESAIIRIDVPMDHHKGRIRGSAYITLSNAVAAGKAVEALQQQLFMGRLVYARRGGSIDSAKQRKEGGKMNRAGRTTKASHGNPESVAVDDKATPQSSGATQGDKYAPPVIAHGTNYRPSN, via the exons ATGCCGCGCAACGAGTCGCCCGCGAACACTGTCATGAGGGATGTTGCACCCGGTGACGAGAGCGGAGTCTATTACCTACTCATAAGCTCG TTGCCCTTTGGCACCAAGTGGCAGCTCTTCAAGGACTGGATTCGTGAGGCGGACTGTGACGTGGATCACATCGAGTTGTTTCAAAAGTCAACAAACGGATGGATTCGACTCCTTGGCAGAGACAACTTTGAGCGCGCTTTAC GCCAACTCAGGACCAACTCATTTGCTGGTAGAGAGATTATCGTCGACGATAGAAACCGGACAGAACCCATCAAGATCCTTGAGCTCATTGAcgacccgccgcccaagccaaAGTTTGGGTGGAGGTTTCAGAGGTCGCGCCGCAAGGGCGACttgctcgccgacgatgccgcttCAGTTGTTGGCACCCGGGGCGAGAGCTGGCAATTGACCCCCCGGCCGGAGTCTACGGTGGCGAGCATTGACGTAGATGCATCACGCAAAGACCGAGAGCGAAGCAGCATTCGAGCACTTCCAGTTTCCGCATACCCTGCCGGACCCGTCATGCAGCGTGGGCCCTTAGGAAATGATACGACACCCATGAGCTACCTGCCTCGCCAGCCGTacaggccgccggcggagtTGCAAGGAGCCGCGTACATGGCGACAGGGAACGCACCATTCCCCGTTCCCGTGTGGAATTCGCCTTATGGCTCGGCTTATGCTCAAGGCTATCGACCCTacgaagcgccgccgcccgtgaaCCCTAGCCTTCAAGCTACTCTGCCATCATcaacctcgagcagcttAGTGTACCCCCCGCTTCTGCGCCCAAGCAACTCGAAATCGTCGTTGGGTTGgactagcagcagcagcagtagcaccATCCCGTCAACGGCCCCTCCGCCCGAGCCGACTGTTGTTGCCTCCCAGAGACAGGTTGAAACCTTCTACAAGGTCCAGTTGCTGTCACTGCGGCATACTGCCAGCCCGCAGGACGTGGAGCAATGGGTGAGAAGCCGCCTGGGTGGGTGGGAAAGCGCCATTATTCGCATCGACGTTCCAATGGACCATCATAAGGGCCGCATTCGCGGGTCGGCGTATATTACGCTCTCCAACGCCGTTGCTGCGGGCAAAGCCGTTGAGGCACTACAGCAACAGCTGTTCATGGGGCGCCTGGTATAtgcccgccgaggaggcagcaTCGACAGCGCCAAGCAGAGAAAAGAGGGCGGCAAGATGAATCGCGCCGGTCGAACGACGAAAGCGAGTCATGGCAATCCTGAGTCGGTGGCGGTAGACGACAAAGCAACTCCTCAATCAAGTGGCGCGACCCAAGGAGACAAGTATGCGCCTCCTGTCATCGCCCACGGGACGAACTATAGGCCATCAAACTAG
- a CDS encoding uncharacterized protein (COG:H~EggNog:ENOG503NV9S), translating into MQVTPRAMLATALRPASLRYHRPSSASWASITRLRCLGTASLAHDAVASEVATSAAPTTSSSRRERLRRAKPFSEFLTDTFHRQHDYLRISVTERCNLRCVYCMPEEGVPLSPNRELLTTPEIAMLASLFVGQGVSKIRLTGGEPTVRRDILPLMHQIGALRPQGLRELCITTNGISLHRKLDSMVEAGLTGVNLSLDTLDPWQFQIMTRRKGFDAVQKSIERILELNKQGAGIKLKINCVVMRGVNDREVIPFVEMTREKDIEIRFIEYMPFDGNKWNQGKMFSYAEMLDLIRSKYPELEKVQDHKNDTSKTWRIPGFTGRIGFITSMTHNFCGTCNRLRITGDGNLKVCLFGNAEVSLRDILRKSNSGEPIDEEAFEAMKQIEMDRRQGLVASGQPLGIAPNEAELLDVIGAAVKRKKAKHAGLGELEHMKNRPMILIDDLRASLTGPMPAKMRLQVSGAMAHLLRPGVQGTMRGHLGEHRRSLCTSRRMAKDNGQGSSGPPHGQGGGEGVQLTHVSEAGSARMVSISEKQVTSRVATAACSVRFSSGKALRLIRENQMKKGDVLGVARVAGIMAAKRTPDLIPLCHPIAVSHVSVDLEATGAEDDGDGGGPSGGSPGIEIRATVTCDGKTGVEMEAMTAASAAALTVYDMCKAVDKGMRIEGLRVVLKDGGKSGRWEME; encoded by the exons ATGCAGGTCACCCCCCGGGCCATGTTGGCCACAGCGCTGCGCCCGGCGAGCCTCCGCTATCACAGGCCGTCATCCGCCTCTTGGGCTTCCATTACCAGGCTGAGATGTCTCGGGACTGCGTCGCTGGCCCACGATGCGGTCGCCTCCGAGGTGGCGACATCCGCCGCGCCAACaacttcgtcgtcgcggcgagagcgcctccgccgcgcaAAGCCCTTTTCCGAGTTCTTGACCGACACGTTTCATCGGCAACATGATTATCTGCGTATATCGGTCACAGAGCGCTGCAACCTTCGCTGCGTGTATTGCATGCCCGAGGAAGGCGTTCCTCTATCGCCGAACAGGGAGCTGCTTACGACACCCGAGATCGCGATGCTGGCGTCCCTTTTCGTCGGGCAAGGAGTGAGCAAGATTCGTCTTACAGGCGGCGAACCCACCGTCCGCCGAGACATTCTTCCCCTGATGCATCAAATTGGAGCGTTGCGGCCACAGGGGCTCCGGGAATTGTGCATCACAACGAACGGTATCTCTCTCCACCGGAAGCTGGACAGCATGGTCGAGGCGGGGCTGACGGGTGTCAACCTCAGTCTCGACACGCTGGACCCGTGGCAGTTCCAGATCATGACTCGCAGGAAGGGATTCGACGCGGTTCAGAAGAGCATCGAGAGGATTCTGGAACTCAACAAGCAAGGCGCCGGCATCAAGTTGAAGATCAACTGCGTCGTCATGCGCGGGGTCAACGACCGCGAAGTCATCCCTTTTGTCGAAATGACGCGGGAGAAGGATATCGAGATCCGCTTCATCGAGTACATGCCGTTTGACGGCAACAAGTGGAATCAGGGCAAGATGTTCAGCTACGCGGAGATGTTGGACTTGATCAGGTCAAAGTACCCAGAGCTCGAAAAGGTACAGGATCACAAGAACGACACGAGCAAAACGTGGCGCATACCTGGCTTTACGGGCCGCATCGGCTTCATCACGAGTATGACACACAACTTTTGCGGAACCTGCAACAGGCTCCGCATCACAGGCGACGGGAACCTCAAAGTGTGTCTCTTCGGAAACGCCGAGGTGTCACTGAGAGACATTCTGCGCAAGTCCAACAGCGGCGAGCCGATTGACGAAGAGGCTTTTGAGGCCATGAAGCAGATCGAGATGGATCGTCGGCAAGGCTTGGTGGCCTCGGGCCAGCCGCTGGGAATCGCGCCCAACGAAGCGGAGCTTCTCGacgtcatcggcgccgcggtaaagaggaagaaggcgaagcACGCGGGCCTGGGGGAGTTGGAGCACATGAAGAACCGACCAATGATCTTGATAG ATGATTTACGTGCGTCGCTTACTGGGCCCATGCCTGCCAAGATGCGACTACAGGtgagcggcgccatggctcaTCTATTACGGCCTGGCGTTCAGGGAACAATGAGGGGGCACTTGGGCGAGCATCGGCGGTCTCTGTGCACGTCCCGGCGCATGGCCAAGGACAATGGCCAGGGCTCATCAGGACCTCCGcacgggcagggcggcggggaagGGGTCCAGCTGACGCACGTCTCCGAGGCGGGCTCGGCTCGGATGGTGTCCATCTCTGAGAAGCAGGTGACGTCGCgcgtggccacggcggcgtgcAGCGTGCGCTTCTCCAGCGGCAAGGCGCTGAGGCTCATCCGGGAGAACCAGATGAAGAAGGGCGACGTGCTGGGGGTCGCCCGGGTggcgggcatcatggcggccAAGCGGACGCCGGACCTGATACCGCTGTGCCACCCAATCGCCGTGTCGCACGTCTCGGTCGACCTGGAGGCGACGGgggccgaagacgacggcgacggcgggggacCGTCGGGAGGATCGCCGGGCATCGAGATCcgggcgacggtgacgtGCGACGGCAAGACCGGGGTGGAGATGgaggccatgacggcggcgtcggcggcggccctgacTGTATACGACATGTGCAAGGCGGTGGACAAGGGGATGCGCATCGAGGGTCTGCGGGTGGtgctcaaggacggcggcaaAAGCGGGCGCTGGGAGATGGAGTAG
- a CDS encoding uncharacterized protein (COG:S~EggNog:ENOG503NYMS): MRISRSFKSSGHCKPSPNGRYIATLSSSAVNVRSTETLALVNVIKLSSDLQGPITTFLWSPSSSNILVATADDVQVSSAVDSSFSATIRNTTCPGGTPGFVSFGASDHEVLLCSPFGLKLAIVDLTTSKIVEISSPKFHHASTAARGFSLRPATGHLAVLSRVGGKDMVSIHHPSTRLVERSWSPDTVDGQGILWTPDGKWLLLWESPAQGHHLSIYTPEGQHFRTLGASTILREQTSGADCELELGIRTCQLSPDAELCALGDHSAGVTILDTGTWRACLRLMHPAIIVPKDTTQVWQEQASSAGPGSSTHSFVRATQMVAPPAQSSEAKHAAPLRPGCSMAAFDASSALLATKLDDSPCAVWVWDVAAAELRAVLIFHSTVGFSWHPSVRELLLVTCQDEAGRGATFVWDPLSEGPLLVSQADGLPNARPAKAVGKAPKVLWVDRDTEFPELVVADAESYALLSLSDADNDDGRGPWRDDGGRVDGDGPFSARDDAEDTGRPVLLSPDDVSELDDTFSFRNTSV; this comes from the exons ATGCGCATCTCTCGATCTTTCAAAT CCTCTGGGCACTGCAAACCGAGCCCCAATGGACGTTACATAGCGACgctcagctcctcggccgtcaaTGTGCGTTCGACTGAGACGCTTGCCCTCGTCAATGTGATAAAACTCTCCAGCGACCTTCAGGGCCCCATTACCACCTTCCTCTGGTCACCATCTTCCAGCAATATTCTCGTTGCTACGGCCGACGATGTCCAGGTATCCTCTGCGGTTGATTCGTCGTTTAGTGCTACGATCCGCAACACTACTTGTCCCGGCGGGACACCTGGCTTTGTTTCCTTTGGAGCCAGCGACCACGAAGTCCTGCTATGCTCCCCATTTGGTTTGAAACTTGCCATCGTTGATCTGACCACGTCCAAGATCGTGGAGATCAGCAGCCCCAAATTCCACCATGcgtcgaccgccgcccgaggctTCTCTCTTCGTCCCGCCACAGGACACCTGGCAGTGCTCTCTCGCGTCGGTGGCAAGGACATGGTTAGTATCCATCACCCTAGCACACGGCTTGTCGAGAGGTCCTGGAGCCCAGACACCGTCGATGGCCAGGGCATCCTTTGGACCCCAGACGGGAAGTGGCTGCTTCTCTGGGAGTCTCCAGCACAAGGCCATCATTTATCCATCTACACGCCCGAAGGCCAGCACTTCCGCACCCTAGGGGCGTCGACCATCCTTCGGGAGCAAACGTCGGGAGCAGATtgcgagctcgagctcggcatcAGGACTTGCCAGCTCAGCCCTGATGCCGAGCTGTGCGCACTGGGCGATCACAGTGCGGGCGTCACGATTCTGGACACGGGGACGTGGAGGGCTTGCCTGAGGTTGATGCaccccgccatcatcgttCCCAAGGACACTACGCAG GTGTGGCAAGAGCAGGCCAGCTCTGCAGGCCCGGGAAGCTCCACACACTCATTTGTGCGAGCAACGCAAATGGTTGCGCCCCCTGCACAGTCATCGGAGGCGAAACACGCTGCTCCGTTGCGTCCGGGCTGCTCAATGGCTGCGTTCGATGCATCCTCTGCGCTCCTGGCCACCAAGCTCGACGACTCGCCGTGCGCAGTCTGGGTCTGGGatgtggcggcagcggagctTCGAGCCGTTCTTATATTTCATTCCACTGTTGGCTTCAGCTGGCACCCGAGCGTTCGTGAGCTGCTGTTGGTTACATGTCAGGACGAAGCTGGCCGCGGTGCAACGTTCGTCTGGGATCCGCTGTCGGAGGGACCGCTGTTGGTAAGTCAGGCCGACGGGCTCCCGAATGCGCGACCAGCAAAGGCGGTGGGCAAAGCGCCCAAGGTCCTGTGGGTGGACCGCGACACGGAATTCCCGGAGCTTGTCGTGGCGGACGCGGAGAGCTAcgcgctgctgtcgctctctgacgccgacaacgacgacgggcgcggcccatggcgcgatgacggcggcaggGTGGACGGTGATGGCCCATTCTCGGCTCGGGACGACGCTGAGGACACGGGTAGACCCGTCCTTCTTAGCCCGGATGACGTTTCAGAACTGGACGACACTTTTTCGTTCAGGAACACGTCGGTGTAG